The following coding sequences lie in one Corticium candelabrum chromosome 10, ooCorCand1.1, whole genome shotgun sequence genomic window:
- the LOC134185926 gene encoding uncharacterized protein LOC134185926, translating to MCATLCSDYGSIVPYRPPAWCSSISEKAPRSRVILSQRNTPIVSWDISGLPDGYRLYLKRDDMTGGTLMGSKVRKLEFVLADAKQQGADAVITCGDVESNHCRITAIAAQELGLKSYLLLRSNSEDPDKLGLKGNLMLDLLADATIVLTAKDADYDSQLVPRMQHMVDELKETKSLNVYRIGSNRVGTWGYVEAYREMIEQEAFSQISDVVVACGSGETSCGLALANHLSGSTVRVHAVSVCDDQFYLYRHCNRILNEMGVTGIRSEDILDIIDGYIGKGYEESTDEELQLLTDIARRTGILLDPTYTLKAVRGMLIEIEANPRRFSGHNIMFLHTGGLYSMMDGRLDHVMKKQVTDRRQIVSYFSLDKPGALHF from the coding sequence ATGTGTGCAACTCTTTGTTCTGACTACGGCAGTATCGTTCCCTACAGGCCACCGGCATGGTGTTCTAGCATTTCAGAGAAAGCTCCTAGATCAAGAGTGATCTTGAGCCAACGGAACACTCCAATCGTCTCATGGGATATCTCTGGCTTACCAGACGGTTACCGATTGTATCTAAAACGCGATGACATGACGGGAGGAACGCTGATGGGGAGCAAAGTAAGAAAACTGGAGTTTGTTCTCGCAGATGCGAAGCAACAAGGAGCAGACGCTGTCATTACATGCGGTGACGTTGAGTCAAATCACTGCAGAATTACAGCCATCGCAGCTCAAGAGTTGGGATTGAAAAGCTACCTTTTACTGCGTTCAAATTCCGAAGACCCGGATAAGCTGGGATTGAAAGGGAACTTGATGCTCGATTTGTTGGCTGATGCAACAATTGTGCTCACTGCTAAGGATGCCGATTATGATTCACAACTTGTGCCTAGAATGCAGCATATGGTGGATGAGCTGAAGGAGACAAAGTCATTGAATGTGTATCGAATAGGATCGAATAGAGTTGGAACTTGGGGTTATGTTGAGGCCTACAGAGAAATGATAGAGCAGGAGGCATTCTCTCAAATCAGTGATGTCGTGGTGGCTTGTGGATCAGGAGAGACAAGTTGTGGATTGGCTCTGGCAAATCACTTGAGCGGATCGACAGTCAGAGTACATgcagtgtctgtttgtgatgaCCAATTCTACTTATACAGACATTGTAATAGAATATTGAATGAAATGGGTGTTACTGGCATTCGGTCTGAGGACATTCTGGACATTATTGATGGATACATAGGGAAAGGATACGAAGAATCAACTGACGAGGAGCTACAGTTACTAACTGATATTGCACGAAGAACAGGCATTCTCCTTGATCCAACATACACTCTGAAGGCCGTTCGAGGAATGTTAATAGAAATTGAGGCAAATCCTAGAAGATTTTCTGGCCATAACATTATGTTTCTTCACACTGGAGGTCTATACAGTATGATGGATGGACGATTAGATCATGTGATGAAAAAACAGGTGACAGACAGGCGGCAGATTGTTTCATATTTTAGTCTTGATAAACCAGGTGCACTACATTTTTAG